One segment of Panicum virgatum strain AP13 chromosome 3K, P.virgatum_v5, whole genome shotgun sequence DNA contains the following:
- the LOC120700232 gene encoding 54S ribosomal protein L24, mitochondrial-like: MSFRAREMYKKVVRRVGGEGKLPAELMLMANMLPDSKVVMGRAKRGIYAGRHIQFGNKVSEDGGNKSRRSWKPNVQEKRLFSYIHDRHIRVKVTTHALRCIDKAGGIDEYLLKTPYNKMDTEMGIVWKAKIEKMYSQLAEMEVGFFPPEEEAEIEQGFEEVRAAKREHRREARRALAASDVAVKS; encoded by the exons ATGTCGTTCCGTGCGCGGGAGATGTACAAGAAGGTGGTGCGGCGCGTGGGCGGCGAGGGGAAGCTGCCGGCGGAGCTGATGCTGATGGCGAACATGCTGCCCGACAGCAAGGTCGTCATGGGGAGGGCCAAGCGCGGCATCTACGCCGGCCGCCACATCCAGTTCGGCAACAAGGTCTCCGAGGACGGTGGCAACAA gtcAAGGCGATCATGGAAGCCAAATGTTCAGGAGAAGCGTCTTTTTAGCTATATTCATGACCGGCACATCAGGGTCAAGGTAACCACCCATGCACTCCGGTGCATTGACAAAGCTGGTGGGATAGACGAATACCTCCTGAAGACACCTTACAACAAAATGGATACTGAGATGGGGATAGTCTGGAAGGCAAAGATTGAGAAGATGTATTCACAGCTAGCTGAAATGGAGGTAGGCTTCTTCCCTCCCGAGGAAGAGGCTGAGATCGAACAGGGTTTTGAGGAGGTTCGAGCTGCCAAGAGAGAGCACCGCAGGGAAGCAAGAAGAGCTTTGGCTGCTTCTGATGTTGCAGTGAAGTCCTAG
- the LOC120700233 gene encoding ergosterol biosynthetic protein 28-like: MPADGNKKGVPPLGWWLMLVGSLRLASVWFGFFDIWALRVAVFSQAEMTDVHGRTFGVWTLLTCTLCFLCALNLENRPLYLATFLSFIYALGHFLTEYLIYHTMAAANLSTVGFFAGTSIVWMLLQWNSHGNPRGSHAVKQS; encoded by the exons ATGCCGGCGGACGGGAACAAGAAGGGCGTGCCTCCGCTGGGCTGGTGGCTCATGCTCGTCGGCTCCCTCCGCCTCGCCTCCGTCTGGTTCGGCTTCTTCGACATCTGGGCGCTCCGCGTCGCCGTCTTCTCCCAGGCGGAGA TGACTGATGTACACGGCCGTACTTTTGGTGTCTGGACTCTTCTGACCTGCACGTTGTGCTTCCTTTGTGCACTCAACCTGGAAAATAGGCCTCTATATCTGGCCACCTTCCTGTCATTCATCTACGCTCTTGGTCATTTCCTAACGGAATACTTGATATACCATACCATGGCTGCGGCAAATCTGAGCACGGTTGGCTTCTTTGCAG GAACGTCAATTGTATGGATGCTTCTTCAGTGGAATTCTCATGGTAACCCCCGTGGATCCCATGCTGTGAAGCAGTCATGA
- the LOC120701610 gene encoding pathogenesis-related protein 1-like, whose translation MRLHATMTIAAVLCLLLFSGRLAAASKSFGGGGYGGETTTGGGESAAAAAEPATPQKAYVNAPEEPSPSSSSESGGGGLDPAGEPENGMNQKAIDDILKEHNLFRAKEHVPPLAWNETLAKFSQQYAETLKGPCKPVHSTSPYGENLMFGTGGITWKTTVDEWSNEKKSYHYGSNTCDPGKMCGHYTAVVWKSTTTVGCGRVKCNNGDTMIMCSYWPPGNYDGVKPY comes from the coding sequence ATGCGCCTCCACGCCACGATGACGATCGCCGCCGTGCTGTGCCTGCTCCTCTTCtccggccgcctcgccgcggcgaGCAAGTccttcggtggcggcggctacgGGGGAGAGACGACGACCGGCGGCGgagagagcgcggcggcggcggcggaaccggCGACGCCGCAGAAGGCTTACGTCAACGCCCCGGAggagccgtcgccgtcgtcgtcatccgagtcgggcggcggcgggctggaccCCGCCGGCGAGCCGGAGAACGGGATGAACCAGAAGGCGATCGACGACATCCTCAAGGAGCACAACCTGTTCCGGGCCAAGGAGCACGTGCCGCCGCTGGCGTGGAACGAGACGCTGGCCAAGTTCTCGCAGCAGTACGCGGAGACGCTCAAGGGCCCCTGCAAGCCCGTGCACTCGACGTCGCCCTACGGCGAGAACCTCATGTTCGGCACCGGCGGCATCACTTGGAAGACCACCGTCGACGAGTGGAGCAACGAGAAGAAGAGCTACCACTACGGCTCCAACACCTGCGACCCCGGCAAGATGTGCGGCCACTACACCGCCGTCGTCTGGAAGAGCACCACCACCGTCGGATGCGGCCGCGTCAAGTGCAACAACGGCGACACCATGATCATGTGCAGCTACTGGCCGCCGGGCAACTACGATGGCGTCAAGCCATACTGA
- the LOC120700235 gene encoding LOW QUALITY PROTEIN: CSC1-like protein RXW8 (The sequence of the model RefSeq protein was modified relative to this genomic sequence to represent the inferred CDS: inserted 2 bases in 1 codon): MKISALLTSAGINIGLCVLFLSLYSVLRKQPANVRVYFGRRIAEENERLRGAFILERFVPSTGWIVKALQCTEEEILAAAGLDAVVFNRILVFSIRIFSLAALLCVFGILPLNYFGKDIKHVRIPSESLDIFTIGNVEVKSRWLWVHCVALYIVSGVACILLYIEYKHIARLRLLHLTRATPNPSHFTVLVRGIPKTAKESCSDVVDNFFTKYHSSSYLFHQVVYKVGKVQKIMTGAKKAYTKFKHFTDETVDQGCRTITYRCCLCGTSSNSFKLLNTECEQNKGKTGNESRSKLDDEECTAAFVFFKTRYAALVASEILQTSNPMKWVANLAPEPEDVYWSNLWLPYKQLWIRRIATLIGSIVFMFLFLIPVTFIQGLSQLEQLQQRLPFLRGILKKKYMTQLVTGYLPSVVLQIFLYTVAPIMMLFSTLEGPTSHSERKRSACCKVLYFTVWNLFFVNVLSGTVLSQLNVLSSPKDIPIQLARAVPGQATFFITYVLTSGWASLSSELMQLFGLIWNFIRKYVLRMREDTEFVPSFPYHTEVPKVLLFGLLGFTCSVLAPLILPFLLVYFFLGYVVYRNQLLNVYRTRYDTGGLYWPIXHTTVIFSLVLTQVICLGVFGLKESPVAAGFTIPLIILTLLFNQYCRNRLLPLFRTFPAQDLIDMDREDEQLGRTDEIHHRLHSAYCQFPDTEDVPLEKIKIIGVDEEQGSSSGESTGKETREDPKRDLSHPTLKGLPVSRLRHAVKSITFLIRLQKRGLSE, translated from the exons ATGAAAATCAGCGCGCTTCTGACCTCTGCTGGCATTAACATCGGCCTCTGCGTGCTCTTCCTGTCGCTCTACTCTGTTCTCAGGAAGCAGCCGGCCAATGTCAGGGTCTACTTTGGCCGCAGGATCGCCGAGGAGAACGAACGGCTCCGGGGGGCTTTTATATTGGAGAGATTTGTCCCGTCGACCGGCTGGATAGTGAAAGCCCTGCAGTGTACAGAGGAAGAGATCTTGGCCGCTGCTGGGTTGGATGCTGTTGTTTTCAATAGAATTCTTGTATTCAG CATACGCATCTTCTCCCTCGCTGCCCTTCTGTGTGTCTTCGGAATTCTTCCTCTAAACTATTTTGGAAAGGATATAAAGCATGTTCGAATTCCTTCGGAGTCACTGGATATATTTACAATTGGGAATGTGGAAGTGAAATCAAGATG GCTCTGGGTCCATTGTGTAGCCCTGTACATAGTTTCTGGAGTAGCTTGCATTCTTCTGTACATT GAGTACAAGCACATTGCCAGGTTGAGGCTCCTTCACCTTACAAGGGCAACACCAAATCCAAGCCACTTTACCGTCCTTGTTCGTGGAATACCAAAGACAGCTAAAGAATCATGCAGTGATGTTGTTGACAATTTCTTCACAAAGTATCACTCATCTAGTTATCTATTCCATCAAGTTGTTTACAAAGTTGGGAAAGTTCAGAAGATAATG ACAGGCGCAAAGAAAGCATATACGAAGTTCAAACATTTCACAGACGAAACTGTTGATCAGGGATGCAGAACAATTACCTACCGCTGTTGTCTCTGTGGAACCTCTTCAAATTCTTTCAAGTTGTTGAACACTGAATGCGAGCAGAACAAGGGGAAAACTGGCAATGAATCCAGATCGAAATTAGATGATGAG GAATGCACAGCTgcttttgtatttttcaaaacTCGGTATGCTGCACTTGTTGCCTCAGAAATACTTCAAACATCTAACCCTATGAAATGGGTTGCTAATCTAGCTCCAGAACCAGAGGATGTGTATTGGTCCAATCTTTGGCTACCCTATAAGCAGCTTTGGATTCGTCGTATAGCTACACTCATAGGCTCTATTGTTTTTATGTTCTTATTTCTGATACCGGTGACATTTATACAAGGATTATCTCAGCTAGAGCAGCTGCAGCAGAGGCTCCCTTTCCTAAGAGGAATATTGAAGAA GAAATACATGACTCAGCTAGTGACTGGGTACCTTCCCAGTGTCGTACTGCAAATTTTTCTGTACACTGTTGCACCAATTATGATGCTATTTTCTACATTGGAGGGCCCTACATCTCACAGCGAAAGGAAGAGGAGTGCTTGCTGTAAAGTGTTGTACTTCACGGTTTGGAACTTATTCTTTGTTAATGTATTATCTGGTACTGTCCTAAGTCAACTGAATGTGTTATCAAGCCCAAAGGATATTCCTATCCAGCTTGCTAGAGCTGTACCTGGACAG GCTACCTTCTTCATCACCTATGTTCTGACCTCAGGATGGGCTAGTTTGTCATCTGAACTTATGCAGCTCTTTGGTCTTATTTGGAACTTTATAAGGAAATACGTTCTGAGAATGAGAGAAGACACAGAATTCGTGCCCTCATTTCCCTACCACACAGAAGTACCAAAAGTTCTGTTGTTTGGGCTGTTGGGATTCACATGCTCTGTGCTGGCTCCTCTGATCTTACCTTTTCTGCTGGTGTACTTTTTCCTTGGTTATGTTGTATACCGCAATCAG TTGCTTAATGTGTATCGAACAAGGTACGACACAGGCGGTTTGTATTGGCCAAT GCACACAACAGTCATATTCTCTCTTGTGCTCACCCAGGTCATTTGCCTTGGTGTATTTGGCCTTAAAGAATCACCGGTAGCTGCAGGCTTCACCATACCCCTTATCATCCTTACTCTTTTATTTAACCAGTACTGCAGAAACCGGCTTCTTCCATTATTCAGGACTTTTCCTGCACAG GATCTAATTGACATGGACAGGGAGGATGAACAGTTAGGAAGAACAGATGAAATTCACCACCGACTACATTCTGCTTACTGCCAGTTCCCTGACACTGAAGATGTACCCCTCGagaaaattaaaattattggTGTGGATGAGGAGCAAGGTTCTAGCTCGGGCGAGTCCACTGGCAAAGAAACCCGTGAGGATCCCAAAAGGGACCTGTCCCACCCAACATTAAAAGGACTCCCGGTTAGCCGTCTCCGGCATGCTGTGAAGTCGATTACTTTCCTCATCAGATTGCAGAAAAGAGGATTGTCAGAATAG
- the LOC120701162 gene encoding translation initiation factor IF-2-like gives MAAGGATAPGHRPSKGGGVVCSQPAAAPTALRGRGSPATGSSRRPMRAVRPAHAAASAPGHEGKGERPAVVRCGAKGRAPALAASAASSCKGEGSRAATGRPLATCCRGGRGRGRGGAGLPPRHGGEDEDAALPPTSSLGRRRPWKGGGEQGQAPPRSHTRPSVAAAAAEQGQAKQQHWQNGKHGPRLPIERGRGQRKGAYPRRLPIRLPLLVPLSNACEGGLEEQQRHRQATPALRSSPHALTLCRAHLPAALPTEWPLEDDQ, from the coding sequence ATGGCTGCGGGAGGAGCAACGGCCCCCGGACATCGGCCGTCGAAGGGTGGAGGGGTCGTGTGCAgccagccggccgccgccccaacGGCCTTGCGCGGCCGAGGCTCCCCCGCGACCGGCTCCTCACGGCGGCCGATGAGGGCAGTGAGACCAgcacacgccgccgcctccgcgccaggCCATGAAGGGAAGGGGGAGAGGCCGGCCGTCGTCCGCTGCGGGGCCAAGGGCCGCGCACCTGCGCTTGCCGCAAGCGCCGCCAGCAGTTGCAAGGGGGAAGGGtcgcgcgccgccaccggccggccCCTGGCCACCTGCTGccgcggggggagggggagggggaggggaggggccggCCTGCCACCACGTCACGGAGGggaggacgaggacgccgcGCTGCCCCCCACCTCtagcctcggccgccgccggccatggaagGGAGGGGGAGAGCAGGGCCAAGCGCCGCCCCGCAGCCACACGAGGCcaagcgtcgccgccgccgcagcagaacAGGGCCAAGCGAAGCAGCAGCATTGGCAGAACGGCAAGCACGGCCCCAGATTACCGATAGAGCGTGGTCGTGGCCAAAGAAAGGGTGCTTACCCTCGCCGCCTGCCTATACGGCTCCCTCTGCTCGTTCCACTGTCCAACGCATGCGAAGGAGGACTGGAGGAGCAGCAACGCCACAGGCAGGCAACGCCAGCCCTTCGCAGCTCCCCCCACGCCCTCACACTCTGCAGAGCACACCtgccagcagccttgccgacaGAGTGGCCATTGGAAGATGACCAGTAG
- the LOC120701609 gene encoding EPIDERMAL PATTERNING FACTOR-like protein 2 isoform X2: protein MMGRSRRLCRLFFLWLAVALLLIISSTAHGHSEAAAAVSQGGTGGVGSNDSMMRRTTVGSRPPSCAGRCWWCGGRRCVAVQVPITPRDDNKIHHVHVHGGGVRPTRGGGGGASSMSALQRRPAVSSYDDHSNYKPLSWRCKCGGMH from the exons ATGATGGGCCGCAGCCGCCGTCTCTGTcgtctcttcttcctctggctggCGGTGGCGCTTCTCCTGATCATCAGCAGCACCGCGCATGGCCATTCTGAAGCAGCGGCAGCCGTCAGCCAG GGCGGCACGGGTGGCGTCGGGAGCAACGACAGCATGATGAGGAGGACCACGGTCGGGTCGCGGCCGCCGAGCTGCGCGGGGAGGTGCTGGTGGTGCGGGGGCCGCCGCTGCGTCGCCGTGCAGGTGCCCATCACGCCGCGGGATGACAACAAGATCCATCATGTTCATGTCCATGGTGGTGGTGTGAGGCCaacacgaggaggaggaggaggggcgtcgTCGATGTCGGCactgcagcggcggccggcggtctcCTCGTACGACGACCACTCCAACTACAAGCCGCTGAGCTGGAGATGCAAGTGCGGAGGCATGCATTGA
- the LOC120701609 gene encoding EPIDERMAL PATTERNING FACTOR-like protein 2 isoform X1, with the protein MMGRSRRLCRLFFLWLAVALLLIISSTAHGHSEAAAAVSQQGGTGGVGSNDSMMRRTTVGSRPPSCAGRCWWCGGRRCVAVQVPITPRDDNKIHHVHVHGGGVRPTRGGGGGASSMSALQRRPAVSSYDDHSNYKPLSWRCKCGGMH; encoded by the exons ATGATGGGCCGCAGCCGCCGTCTCTGTcgtctcttcttcctctggctggCGGTGGCGCTTCTCCTGATCATCAGCAGCACCGCGCATGGCCATTCTGAAGCAGCGGCAGCCGTCAGCCAG CAGGGCGGCACGGGTGGCGTCGGGAGCAACGACAGCATGATGAGGAGGACCACGGTCGGGTCGCGGCCGCCGAGCTGCGCGGGGAGGTGCTGGTGGTGCGGGGGCCGCCGCTGCGTCGCCGTGCAGGTGCCCATCACGCCGCGGGATGACAACAAGATCCATCATGTTCATGTCCATGGTGGTGGTGTGAGGCCaacacgaggaggaggaggaggggcgtcgTCGATGTCGGCactgcagcggcggccggcggtctcCTCGTACGACGACCACTCCAACTACAAGCCGCTGAGCTGGAGATGCAAGTGCGGAGGCATGCATTGA
- the LOC120701163 gene encoding short-chain dehydrogenase ptmH-like, whose translation MVYLMQKNDFIFRVKECALVILLREKRKYKDAISLARASFFIIIGYHAEQQQQEEEKPVVLITGCAKGGIGYEYCLAFSALGCRVVATDIPERVPDLGDLAALKLPLDVTSDASVEGAVRRVVAEHGRIDVLVNNAGVGCTGPLAELRLESVRRAMDVNFLGQVRTVRAVAPHMARRGSGRVVNVGSVVGRAATPWAAPYCASKAAVRAATDALRLELRPFGVHVVEVVPGAVRSGLGHANAAALPVREEWRLYRGFAAAIEERARASQGGRATEAGALARHVARRVMSARPPREIVYGHMTLLFAALAAAPGWARDAFFARRFGLHNTTKPIVIPGSD comes from the exons ATGGTGTATTTGATGCAAAAGAATGACTTCATCTTCAGAGTAAAGGAATGTGCTCTTGTTATTCTACTAAGAGAAAAAAGGAAGTATAAAGATGCAATATCTCTGGCTAGAGCGTCATT tTTCATCATTATTGGCTACCAcgccgagcagcagcagcaggaggaggagaagccggTGGTGCTGATCACCGGGTGCGCCAAGGGCGGCATCGGGTACGAGTACTGCCTGGCCTTCTCGGCGCTGGGGTGCCGCGTGGTGGCCACCGACATCCCGGAGCGCGTGCCGGACCTGGGCGACCTCGCGGCCCTCAAGCTGCCGCTGGACGTGACCTCGGACGCGAGCGTGGAGGGCGCGGTGCGCCGCGTGGTTGCCGAGCACGGGCGCATCGACGTGCTGGTGAACAACGCCGGGGTCGGGTGCACGGGCCCGCTGGCGGAGCTGCGTCTGGAGTCGGTGCGGCGCGCCATGGACGTCAACTTCCTGGGGCAGGTCCGGACGGTGCGCGCCGTGGCGCCGCACATGGCGCGGCGCGGGTCCGGGCGCGTCGTGAACGTGGGCAGCGTGGTGGGCCGCGCCGCCACGCCCTGGGCGGCGCCCTACTGCGCGTCCAAggcggcggtgcgcgccgcCACGGACGCGCTGCGGCTGGAGCTCCGGCCCTTCGGGGTGCACGTCGTGGAGGTGGTGCCCGGCGCCGTGCGGTCGGGGCTGGGGCACGccaacgcggcggcgctgccggtgCGGGAGGAGTGGCGGCTGTACCGCGGGTTCGCGGCGGCGATCGAGGAGCGGGCGCGGGCGTCGCAGGGTGGGAGGGCGACGGAGGCCGGGGCGCTGGCGAGGCACGTGGCGCGGCGGGTGAtgagcgcgcggccgccgcgggagaTCGTGTACGGGCACATGACGCTGCTGttcgcggcgctggcggcggcgcccgggtgGGCGCGCGACGCCTTCTTCGCCAGGCGATTCGGCCTCCACAACACCACCAAGCCCATCGTCATACCAGGCTCCGACtag